One window of Dermacentor andersoni chromosome 7, qqDerAnde1_hic_scaffold, whole genome shotgun sequence genomic DNA carries:
- the LOC126533852 gene encoding ipis-1-like, with protein sequence MYTQLQSQNEGGENLIFSPFGIAVALTMALTGARNNTAEELASLLHVKDHQDKGHDHFPQFLNNLSQFAPDVEFYVANRIYSGQQFRVHRSYRSHLENSYGATIRTVDFKKGHEAVRLEANAWISQQTVSKIRDLLPPGSVDAGTALILLNAVYFKGFWKSPFRAADTAPRNFHLDSRNTVRVDTMFQHSESYRLGSSNELRARALEIPYRGGTMSMVILLPDGIEGLPFLERQLSWERLSSLLRCLKRSNNVQLSLPKLKLEQRHVLNDVLKALGAVDLFTPGVADLSGMFQDARPAVSDIVHKTFLQVDEEGTEAVNAAAIMLRSTLRKWRPAHFTVDHPFMFIIKSKEPDVILFIGSVRRP encoded by the coding sequence ATGTACACGCAACTGCAGTCCCAAAACGAGGGCGGCGAGAACCTCATCTTTTCGCCTTTCGGCATCGCTGTGGCACTTACCATGGCCCTCACCGGCGCTCGCAATAACACCGCCGAGGAACTCGCCAGCCTGCTGCACGTCAAAGACCACCAGGACAAAGGCCACGACCACTTTCCGCAATTTCTCAATAACCTCTCCCAATTCGCCCCGGACGTCGAGTTCTACGTGGCCAATAGGATTTACAGCGGCCAACAGTTCAGAGTCCACAGAAGCTATCGTTCGCACCTCGAGAACTCGTACGGAGCAACTATCAGAACCGTCGACTTCAAGAAAGGTCACGAAGCGGTTCGGCTCGAAGCGAACGCATGGATCTCGCAACAGACCGTGTCCAAGATTCGGGACCTTCTTCCGCCCGGAAGCGTTGACGCCGGAACTGCGCTAATCCTGCTGAACGCTGTTTACTTCAAGGGGTTCTGGAAGTCACCCTTCAGAGCAGCCGACACGGCACCTCGCAACTTTCACCTCGACTCCAGGAACACGGTTCGGGTGGACACGATGTTCCAGCACAGCGAGAGTTACAGGCTGGGCAGTTCCAACGAACTCAGGGCGCGAGCTCTGGAGATCCCGTACAGAGGTGGCACGATGTCGATGGTCATACTGCTTCCGGACGGAATAGAAGGCCTGCCATTTCTGGAGAGGCAACTTTCGTGGGAGCGACTGAGCTCTCTACTCAGGTGCCTCAAGAGAAGCAACAACGTCCAGCTCAGCCTTCCCAAGCTCAAGCTCGAGCAGCGCCACGTCCTCAACGACGTTCTCAAGGCGCTTGGTGCCGTGGACCTCTTTACGCCGGGCGTCGCTGACCTTTCGGGCATGTTCCAGGACGCCAGGCCGGCGGTCTCTGACATCGTCCACAAGACGTTCCTCCAGGTCGACGAGGAAGGCACGGAAGCTGTGAATGCCGCAGCCATAATGCTGCGCTCCACCCTCAGGAAATGGCGGCCAGCACACTTCACCGTGGATCATCCTTTCATGTTCATAATCAAGAGCAAAGAGCCCGACGTAATTCTCTTCATTGGCTCGGTGCGGCGGCCGTAA